In Streptantibioticus cattleyicolor NRRL 8057 = DSM 46488, a genomic segment contains:
- a CDS encoding sigma-70 family RNA polymerase sigma factor, which yields MATRAVARRQSDGPSSVRATGGEVADRDLVGMYLDEIARTPLLDAAQEVELSRVIEAGVYAQHLLDEGKSAEGATEEELRALVDAGERAKDVFIRSNLRLVVAVARRYPRSGLPLLDLIQEGNAGLVRAVEKFDYTKGFKFSTYATWWIRQAITRSIADQSRTIRLPVHLVEELGRIRRVQREFNREHGRDPEPAEIAAELGASPERVVDVLDWARDPVSLNMAVDDEGETQFGDLVEDTSAASPEDSVLVMLRREELEELIGRLDGRTASIIRARYGMEDGKERTLTEVGKQHGLTRERIRQIEKHALVELKRMARDTGLAYEAA from the coding sequence ATGGCAACCCGTGCCGTCGCCCGCCGTCAGTCCGACGGGCCCAGCAGCGTTCGCGCCACCGGCGGCGAGGTGGCCGACCGCGATCTGGTCGGCATGTACCTCGACGAGATCGCGCGGACCCCGCTCCTCGACGCGGCGCAGGAGGTCGAGCTCTCCCGGGTCATCGAGGCCGGGGTCTACGCCCAGCACCTCCTGGACGAGGGGAAGAGCGCCGAGGGGGCCACCGAGGAGGAGCTGCGCGCCCTGGTGGACGCCGGTGAGCGCGCCAAGGACGTCTTCATCCGCTCCAACCTGCGCCTGGTGGTGGCCGTCGCCCGGCGCTACCCGCGCAGCGGCCTGCCGCTGCTCGACCTGATCCAGGAGGGCAACGCGGGTCTGGTCCGGGCGGTGGAGAAGTTCGACTACACCAAGGGCTTCAAGTTCTCCACCTACGCGACCTGGTGGATCCGCCAGGCGATCACCCGGTCGATAGCCGACCAGTCGCGCACCATCCGCCTGCCGGTGCACCTCGTGGAGGAGCTGGGCCGCATCCGCCGGGTGCAGCGCGAGTTCAACCGCGAGCACGGACGCGACCCGGAGCCCGCGGAGATCGCCGCCGAACTCGGCGCCAGCCCCGAGCGCGTCGTCGACGTCCTCGACTGGGCCCGCGACCCGGTCAGTCTCAACATGGCGGTGGACGACGAGGGCGAGACCCAGTTCGGCGACCTGGTCGAGGACACCTCGGCGGCCTCACCGGAGGACTCGGTGCTGGTGATGCTGCGCCGCGAGGAGCTGGAGGAGCTGATCGGCCGCCTCGACGGCCGCACCGCCTCCATCATCCGTGCCCGCTACGGCATGGAGGACGGCAAGGAACGCACCCTCACCGAGGTCGGCAAGCAGCACGGCCTCACCCGGGAACGCATCCGCCAGATCGAGAAGCACGCCCTGGTCGAGCTCAAGCGCATGGCGCGCGACACCGGTCTCGCCTACGAGGCCGCCTGA